The following proteins are encoded in a genomic region of Oceanisphaera profunda:
- a CDS encoding metal-dependent hydrolase has protein sequence MADFKTHVQVASVVSGVMAGALAWTELVSLPEACLLWLTGSLGGIMPDIDSDTSRSIQIIFRLFGMLSGALMLLYGRQYLPLLDTLLLAAAAYFLVRYPFCWAFAKLTVHRASLHSLLANMVFAVAAVVLSHHLFHLSVEQSWLMGLFMFIGALIHLLLDEMYSIDLEGRRLKKSFGTALKVMQWPAHLPNLGLLALLWLGLWLAPSPAPLLVVLRQLLPLSLS, from the coding sequence ATGGCTGATTTTAAAACCCATGTACAAGTCGCCTCTGTAGTGTCCGGCGTGATGGCCGGTGCCTTAGCTTGGACGGAGCTAGTGAGCCTTCCCGAGGCCTGTTTATTATGGTTAACCGGCTCTTTGGGCGGCATTATGCCGGATATCGACTCCGATACTTCGCGCTCGATCCAAATCATTTTTCGTTTGTTTGGCATGCTCTCCGGTGCGCTGATGTTGTTATATGGCCGCCAGTATTTACCCTTGCTCGATACCTTGCTGTTGGCGGCGGCGGCGTATTTTTTGGTGCGTTATCCGTTTTGCTGGGCGTTTGCCAAGCTCACCGTGCACCGTGCCAGTTTGCATTCCTTATTGGCCAACATGGTGTTTGCGGTAGCGGCCGTGGTGCTCAGCCATCATCTGTTCCATTTAAGTGTTGAGCAGTCTTGGCTGATGGGGCTGTTTATGTTTATTGGTGCGTTAATTCATCTGTTGCTCGATGAGATGTACAGCATAGATTTGGAAGGGCGACGACTTAAAAAATCCTTTGGCACTGCCCTAAAAGTCATGCAGTGGCCTGCCCATTTACCTAACTTAGGCTTATTGGCGCTCTTGTGGCTGGGATTGTGGCTGGCGCCGTCGCCCGCACCCTTATTAGTCGTGTTAAGGCAACTTTTGCCGCTGTCTCTTAGCTGA
- a CDS encoding phosphoribosylaminoimidazolesuccinocarboxamide synthase: protein MSLADQVLAVNNDLPIRTQQAVHSGKVRSVYWLTAADSRRLIKEKGYNVAAGAPLAIMVISDRISAFDCIWHGEEGMQGVPGKGAALNAISNHWFKLFQEQGLADSHILDIPHPFVWIVQKATPVKIEAICRQYITGSMWRSYVKGEREFCGIRLPDGLQKDQKLPELLMTPSTKGILTGIPGVPEADDVNITRQNIEDNFAAFNFKQAGDIGQYERLLREGFEVISTELAKLNQIFVDTKFEFGYVTDAQGQEKLIYMDEVGTPDSSRIWDGAAYAQGQIIENSKEDFRQMLLTHFPDPDILLNKERMLEREALARDNALPVSALMAISRTYIGMAEKITGQKLVLSDNPKADIINILREQYALID, encoded by the coding sequence ATGAGCCTTGCAGACCAGGTGTTGGCCGTAAATAACGACCTACCGATCCGTACCCAGCAAGCTGTACACAGCGGCAAGGTGCGCTCCGTTTACTGGCTAACCGCCGCTGACAGTCGCCGTTTGATAAAAGAGAAAGGCTACAATGTGGCTGCCGGTGCGCCCTTGGCCATCATGGTGATCAGCGACCGTATCTCGGCGTTTGATTGCATTTGGCACGGTGAAGAGGGCATGCAAGGCGTGCCCGGCAAAGGGGCGGCCTTAAACGCCATTTCTAACCATTGGTTTAAGCTGTTTCAAGAACAAGGCTTAGCTGATAGCCATATTTTGGATATTCCCCATCCGTTCGTGTGGATAGTACAAAAAGCCACACCGGTAAAAATTGAGGCCATCTGTCGTCAATATATTACTGGCTCAATGTGGCGCAGCTATGTCAAAGGCGAGCGGGAGTTCTGTGGTATTCGCCTGCCTGATGGTCTGCAAAAAGATCAAAAGCTGCCAGAGTTGCTGATGACGCCGTCCACTAAAGGCATCTTAACCGGTATTCCTGGAGTGCCCGAGGCCGATGACGTTAATATTACCCGTCAAAATATCGAAGATAACTTCGCCGCCTTTAACTTTAAGCAGGCGGGCGATATTGGTCAGTATGAGCGGTTATTGCGTGAAGGTTTTGAAGTAATTAGCACGGAATTGGCCAAGCTTAACCAAATATTTGTCGATACCAAGTTTGAATTTGGTTACGTGACCGATGCCCAAGGCCAAGAAAAACTGATCTACATGGATGAAGTGGGTACGCCGGACTCGTCGCGTATCTGGGATGGTGCCGCTTATGCTCAAGGTCAGATTATCGAAAATTCAAAAGAAGATTTTCGCCAAATGTTACTGACGCACTTTCCAGATCCAGATATTTTACTTAATAAAGAGCGCATGCTAGAGCGCGAAGCACTGGCGCGCGATAATGCCCTGCCGGTGAGCGCACTCATGGCTATCTCGCGGACTTATATTGGTATGGCTGAAAAGATCACCGGCCAAAAACTGGTGTTATCGGATAATCCCAAAGCCGATATTATTAACATCTTGCGTGAGCAATACGCCTTGATTGATTAA
- the crp gene encoding cAMP-activated global transcriptional regulator CRP yields the protein MIISKPQSDPTLEWFLSHCHIHKYPAKSSLIHAGEKAETLYYIVKGSVSVLIKDEDGKEMILSYLNKGDFIGELGLFENTDNPLRTAWVRAKSPCEVAEISYKKFRQLIQVNPEILMRVSAQMAERLQTTSQKVGDLAFLDVTGRIAETLLSLARQPDAMTHPDGMQIKITRQEIGQIVGCSRETVGRILKMLEEQELISAHGKTIVVFGTR from the coding sequence ATGATTATTAGCAAGCCCCAAAGTGACCCCACCTTAGAGTGGTTTCTGTCGCATTGCCATATTCATAAATACCCAGCGAAGAGCTCATTGATCCATGCGGGTGAAAAAGCAGAAACCTTATATTACATCGTCAAAGGCTCAGTCTCGGTGCTGATCAAAGATGAAGACGGGAAAGAAATGATCCTGTCTTATCTGAATAAGGGTGACTTTATTGGTGAGTTGGGGCTATTTGAAAACACAGATAACCCGCTGCGTACCGCCTGGGTGCGTGCTAAGTCTCCGTGTGAAGTCGCCGAAATTTCGTATAAAAAGTTTCGCCAATTAATCCAGGTGAACCCAGAAATACTGATGCGAGTGTCCGCGCAAATGGCTGAACGCCTACAAACCACCAGCCAAAAAGTAGGCGACTTGGCCTTTTTGGATGTAACCGGTCGTATCGCCGAGACTCTGCTTAGCCTAGCGCGCCAGCCCGATGCCATGACGCACCCAGATGGCATGCAGATTAAGATCACCCGCCAAGAGATTGGCCAGATAGTGGGTTGTTCACGGGAAACCGTGGGCCGCATCTTAAAGATGCTTGAAGAACAAGAGCTTATTTCTGCTCATGGCAAAACTATCGTAGTATTTGGTACTCGATAA
- a CDS encoding OsmC family protein — MKATVTWLEGMCFEGLSESGHKILLDGTNPGKGASPMEAVLLGAGGCSAIDVVSILEKGRQQVTGCVVELDADRAEQPPRVFTTLNMHFIVTGHELSEKQVARAVSLSMEKYCSVMKMLDKALGASSSFEIRQA; from the coding sequence ATGAAAGCGACAGTTACCTGGTTAGAAGGCATGTGTTTTGAAGGCTTATCTGAGTCTGGTCATAAAATCTTGTTAGATGGCACTAACCCAGGCAAAGGTGCTAGCCCCATGGAAGCTGTATTGCTGGGCGCCGGTGGCTGCAGTGCTATAGATGTGGTTTCTATCTTAGAAAAAGGCCGCCAGCAAGTGACCGGCTGCGTGGTAGAGCTAGATGCAGACCGCGCCGAGCAACCACCACGGGTGTTTACCACTCTTAACATGCACTTTATCGTCACCGGCCACGAGTTATCGGAAAAGCAGGTCGCGCGCGCGGTGAGCTTATCGATGGAAAAATACTGCTCGGTCATGAAGATGCTGGATAAAGCACTGGGCGCCTCTTCGTCTTTTGAAATACGCCAAGCATAG